A region of the Mytilus edulis chromosome 11, xbMytEdul2.2, whole genome shotgun sequence genome:
ctatgttctattttagccataggagctatgtttcttgacatacaaggaaatgaaatataaaatttatactagatactctgaaactctgaaactcatttagcctaagtttggctgaaattgatacagcagtttcataagagaagattttttaaagtaagtcaacatgatgaacaaattgtgaaaaaagtctttaaagggcaataactcctaaagaggtcaattgacaattttggtcaaattgacttatttgtagatcttactttgctgatcatatttgctgtttacagtttatctttatctataataatattcaagataatgaccaaaaactgcaaaatttccttaaaattaccaattaagtggcagcaacccaacaattggatgtttgattcatctgaaaatttcagggctgatagatattgacctaatgaacatttttactccttgtcagatttgctcttaatgctttcgtttttgagatataagccaaaaactgcatttgacccctatgttctattttaagtaatggcggccatgttttttgacggatcaaaaatcaaagcacacactttgtgcaggataatctaaggaacaaccatgctaagttttaaccaaatccattcagtagtttcagaggagaagattttttaaagttagcaaatatgatgaacaaattgtgaaaaattgtcattaaaggacaataaccccttaaggggtcaattgacaattttggtcatattaacttatttgtagatcttactttgctgatcttttttgctgtttacagtttagctttatctataataatattcaagataatgaccaaaaactgcaaaatttccttaaaattaccaattaagtggcagcaacccaacaatggtttgtttgattcatctgacaatttcagggctgatagatcttgacctaatgaacatttttactccatgtcagatttgctctaaatgcttttgtttttgagatataagccaaaaactgcatttgacccctatgttctattttaagtaacgtcagccatgttttttgacggatcaaaaatcaaagcacacactttgtgcaggataatctaaggaacaatcatgctaagttttaaccaaatccattcagtagtttcagaggagaagattttttaaagttagcaaatatgatgaacaaattgtgaaaaattgtcattaaaggacaataaccccttaaggggtcaattgacaattttggtcatattaacttatttgtagatcttactttgctgatcttttttgctgtttacagtttatctttatctataataatattcaagataatgaccaaaaactgcaaaatttccttaaaattaccaattaagtggcagcaacccaacaatggtttgtttgattcatctgaaaatttcagggctgatagatcttgacctaatgaacatttttaccccatgtcagatttgctctaaatgctttcgtttttgagatataagccaaaaactgcatttgacccctatgttctattttaagtaacggcggccatgttttttgacggatcaaaaatcgaagcgcacattttgtgcaggatatactaaggaacaatcatgttaagtttcattcaaatccattcagtagtttcagaggagaagatgtttgaaaaattgttaacgacgacagacgacgacgacgacgacgacgacgacgacgtcgacgacgacggacgccaagtgatgagaaaagctcacatggccttttaggccaggtgagctaaaaatgaagatAGAAAATGTTTCTTGTGGAGTGTATTAGCTGCACTACATCCTGCAGAAAGGAATCCCGACCGTGTTTCTCATTACATGAAGTATGAGGATTCCCTGAATTTGACTGGAATCGACTTCCCTGTTTCTCTTTCCAAAGTGgagaaatttgaaaaacaaaataacttaTCCATTAACGTGTTTGGATGGGAAGATGGGGTAATTTTCCCATTATACATGACTAAAATGTCAAATGGCTCTAATGAAATTGACTTGCTGTATTTGTCCAATGATGAAAACTCTCATTACTGTTGGATTAAAAATCTGAGTCGTTTCCTAGGACATACACATAATAAATCCCACACAAAACTGCACTACTGTCATCGATGTCTCCACGGATTTATACGTCAAGACCTGCTAGATGCTCATCGACCTTATTGTGAACGATTCGACTTTCAAAAAGTACAATACCCCAAAGAGGGTGAagatgatattttaaaatttaaggaTTACCACAAAACAATGAAAGTTCCGTTTGTCATATATGCCGATTTTGAGGCATTGGCATGTAAACTAGATACATGCTCACCCAGTCCAAATTCTGCTTCAACAACTCATCACACAAAATTTGAAGCATGCAGTTATGCATATCAGGTTGTTTGTACAAACGCGAATTATTCCAAAGCACCAGTCATCTATAGAGGGGAAAACGTCGTCGAACAATTTTTTGAGAGCATGTTTCAAGAGGAAGATTACATAGGAAATATATTAGCAGATGCTGAACCCTTAATCATGAGTACCAACactgaaaataaattcaaaaatgcAACAAATTGTTATGTATGTGGTACATTGTTCTCGAAAACATCGGGTAAAGTGAGGGATCACTCGCATATTGGAGTGAGTGAGTTTGGTGTTAATATGAACTCCCCAAACTATAGTAATTTTAGAGGGGCTTCGTGTAATTCTTGCAATCTGAGTTTGAAAAATCCTTCATTTATTCCCATCTTTTTTCACAACTTTCGAGGATTTGATTCACATTTATTGATTGAAGCAGCAGGAAAGTTTAAAGACAAGAGAATCAAATGCATTCCCAACAACATGGAGAAATACATTTCCTTCTCAGTTGGAAATTTGAGATTCTTAGATTCCTATCAATTTATGTCTGAAAGTTTAGAACGCTTGGTAGAGAACTTAGCAATTGATGGGTTAACTCATTTCCATCACTTTCGAAAAGCGTTTCCATCTGAAGAGGTTGCAAAATTACTTTTGCGAAAAAATGTTTACTGCTATGATTATGTGACAATCCATGACAAATTTCAAGAAACTTCCCTACCGCCTAAAGAAGCTTTCTATAATCGTTTAAAGAGAGAAGACATTTCCGAGCAAGATTATCGCCACGCACTGAAGGTGTGGGATACATTCAGCATGTCAAATCTTGGAAGCTATCATGATTTGTACCTTTTGACTGATGTAGTGTTACTTACTGACGTATTTGAGCGATTTAGAAATATGACTACTGATTATTATGGATTAGATGCAAGTCATTTTTTTACAGCACCAGGGCTTGCATGGGAAGCAGCATTGAAAATGACGGGTGTAAATTTAGAATTGTTGACAAGTCCTGATATGTACAATTTTTTCGAGCTTGGCTGTAGAGGGGGGATAAGCATGATATCAAAACAATATGCAAGAGCCAACAACAAATATATAGATGGATATGATGATGCGAAACAAAATTCATATATAATGTATTATGATGCTAATAACCTCTATGGTTGGGCAATGTCACAACCTCTACCAACAGGGTTAATGTGTTGGCTAGATGAAGATGAAACTAAAAGTTTCAATTTGCAAAACATTTCGCCAGATGCAGATAAAGGGTACATGTTGGAGGTAGACCTGGAATATCCCCATGACTTACACGACTTGCATAACTCCTATCCACTAGCACCCTCACATAAAAATGTACAGGATAATGAACTTTCAAGCTATAGCAAATTTCTGTACCGAGATCTATATGGAGAACACAGAAAACGACCAAACACCACCAAATTGATACCAACactagaaaataagaaaaattatatcACACATTACCGTAATTTACAACTGTATACAAACTTGGGAATGAAAATTACTAAAGTCCATAGAATATTGGAATTTCACCAGTCTCCTTGGTTGGCTACTTATATTCAATTCAACACAAGCAGAAGGCAGGAGGCAAGGaatgactttgaaaaaaatttcttcaaattaatgTGTAATTCCGTCTTTGGAAAAACAATGGAGAACTTGCGAAATAGAGTAAACATAAAACTTGTAAACAACGAATCCAGCCTTAAAAAGTGTGTTTCCCGGCCTTCCTTTGAGAGATTTCAAATCTTCAATGAAGATTTGGTGGGTGTTGAGAACAAACACATTAATCTTTTACTAAACAAACCTGTTTATGTAGGAAGTGTCATTTTAGAACTTTCAAAAATCATCATGTATGATTTTCATTACAACGTTATGCAAGAGAAATATGGTGGGAACCTAAATCTTCTTTTCACTGATACGGATAGTCTGTGCTATGAAATATATACAGATGACGTATATGATGATATGAACAGTTTCTTGAACTACTTTGATACATCAAATTATCAACCAAGTGACCAATTGCATTCCACTATATACAAAAGAGTGCCCGGAAAAATGAAAGATGAAATGGCtggtaaatatttcttttaagtatcaaatttttatttctagaCTATTGCTATTATACAATAAATTCATATTAAACATTTCCTTAAACATTTGCAACTCCTTTGATTTCATATAAAAATTCTAAGAACAGTGTATTGTTTGTTACTATGTTATTAATATGAATGTTTTGGTAATTTTAGGAGTTCCAATCAAAGAATTTATAGGTTTGCGTCCAAAGATGTATAGTCTAATATATGACATTAAGAATGGTGGAGAGTTATTAGAAAAGGAAAAGCGGACTGCAAAGGGGGTTGCTAAATGTGCTATTGATAAACAAATACGACATATTAATTATAAACAATGCCTAGTTGATAACAAGATGACAATAAATGATATGGATTTAATACGAAGTGAAAATCATACtttatacattaataatgttCGAAAAGTTGGTTTATGTAACTTTGATGATAAAAGGTTTTGGAAAAACTCAATTAACAGTTATTCATATGGACATTTTAGAATAccaaatgtaaacaaatgttgttcgatctattgttaaaacatttataaataaaaagtatattGTCTATACGTCTTTTGTCGCCTATATTCTACATATAAAAACAACTATTTTCCCTCAAACTGCTGCAATTGTTGGAAAAAATCAAGAGGGTTAAATTTCCCTCTGTTGCAACAATCTGCCTCTTCGGTTTTGGTTCGTCCCCAACCGCGTCGTGCTGTCTTTTTCCCCCTGGTGTTACTATTGGCGTGGCAATGAAGGGTGGTGGTGGTGTTGGCGGGGTGAACATCTGTTCTTTTGGTTGTTGTTGTGGgtcctttaaaattaaaaaaaaaaacatcacatcagttgttagaaaaaaaataactaaaaagttGAAGAGATGAAAAAAGAAGGACCTTCGAGCAGTACCACATTACAccttaacaaaatacaaaacttacCTCAAATTGTGAATGTAGCTGCTCCAACATATTTCGCATCGACGTCATCTCAATGAATTCATCCCACCCTAGGGAACACCTGCCTGGGTTGCGCGGATTATTGTTGTAATAGTTAACATAATAGAAACCGTTAACTTTTGTCAAAACAAGAGCCATGTTTCTACCAAACATGGTTCTCATCTCTAAATTCCCCTTCATGCTGTTCTTTTTGGCGAATGCGTATTGATCCATAGTTCTGTTGATTCAAATTGTTTTGGTAAAGTGTATCAAACACTGTCATATTTATACCCCTTCTTTGATTCACTAGTTGATTATAGTCATAGAAAAGAAGACCACCTTCTAGTGGTTCTAGACAAAGTGCTCGATGGGAAAAAAAAGATAAGTACGTTTTGTTAATTAATATGAGCTTAGCTGCTTCTGATTTTCACTTGATCtggtttttatttttagaaaatacaaTCAATTTGCGTGATGGGTTTGATTTTCCGATTGTACCGCCACTTGTAGGACAAAGTGTTCGatgaaaaccaaaagataattTAGTTTTATCAATCAATTTGAGTTCAGATGATTTTGAGATTTTGAGAAATATAGTCGAGGTGTGTGACGAGTTTGCTTTCTTTGATTTTATCAATACTTGAGAGAtgaaatgtttgatgaaaaccaAAGATAAGTTAGTTTTATCAACCGAGTACATGTTAGATTCTTTCTTTTTCTGATTTCAAGACAAAGTGCTCAATGAAAACCAAAAAGATTGATCAATTCTATCAACCGAGTACATGTTAGATGCTTCTGATTATCAGTTAATCACGCTTTGAAATTTGAGAAAATATGATTGAGG
Encoded here:
- the LOC139494530 gene encoding uncharacterized protein; its protein translation is MKYEDSLNLTGIDFPVSLSKVEKFEKQNNLSINVFGWEDGVIFPLYMTKMSNGSNEIDLLYLSNDENSHYCWIKNLSRFLGHTHNKSHTKLHYCHRCLHGFIRQDLLDAHRPYCERFDFQKVQYPKEGEDDILKFKDYHKTMKVPFVIYADFEALACKLDTCSPSPNSASTTHHTKFEACSYAYQVVCTNANYSKAPVIYRGENVVEQFFESMFQEEDYIGNILADAEPLIMSTNTENKFKNATNCYVCGTLFSKTSGKVRDHSHIGVSEFGVNMNSPNYSNFRGASCNSCNLSLKNPSFIPIFFHNFRGFDSHLLIEAAGKFKDKRIKCIPNNMEKYISFSVGNLRFLDSYQFMSESLERLVENLAIDGLTHFHHFRKAFPSEEVAKLLLRKNVYCYDYVTIHDKFQETSLPPKEAFYNRLKREDISEQDYRHALKVWDTFSMSNLGSYHDLYLLTDVVLLTDVFERFRNMTTDYYGLDASHFFTAPGLAWEAALKMTGVNLELLTSPDMYNFFELGCRGGISMISKQYARANNKYIDGYDDAKQNSYIMYYDANNLYGWAMSQPLPTGLMCWLDEDETKSFNLQNISPDADKGYMLEVDLEYPHDLHDLHNSYPLAPSHKNVQDNELSSYSKFLYRDLYGEHRKRPNTTKLIPTLENKKNYITHYRNLQLYTNLGMKITKVHRILEFHQSPWLATYIQFNTSRRQEARNDFEKNFFKLMCNSVFGKTMENLRNRVNIKLVNNESSLKKCVSRPSFERFQIFNEDLVGVENKHINLLLNKPVYVGSVILELSKIIMYDFHYNVMQEKYGGNLNLLFTDTDSLCYEIYTDDVYDDMNSFLNYFDTSNYQPSDQLHSTIYKRVPGKMKDEMAGKYFF